The genomic window AACAAGGCGATGATGAAGGTGTTCGAACGTTCGCCGTTTCCCATCGAGGCTCGCGTGGATTCGGGCGTTTACGAGCTGACGATCCCCTTCGACGATCCGAAAACCGGCGCTTCGGTAGGGGGAATCCGCTTCGTCCGGTCGTGAGCGAAAAGCCCTTCGTTGCTTGACGGTAGGGGGTTTTTTCGTTATGAGTCACGTCGATTTGATCACGTCCAGGCTCCCTCGCGTGGCGGATTTCGTTGGAGCGTGCTGTTGAATTACCGGCTGGGCGCCTTTTGTCTCTCCCTGCTGCTTCTGGCCGGTGCCGGAGCCGCGCACGCGGAGATCACTGTCACCATTACGGGGATTGTCCCGGTCGACGGCCACGTCGGTGCGGGCGAAACCGCGACCATCGCCTGGAAAATCGAGGGCGGCAGCACCTCTGGCACCTATGAGGTCGTGGTCGGCGGCGACGGCACGCCCGACACCGGCGAACAGGTCACCGACGACAACGGCAGCGGATCCTTCACCGGCACCGCCACCGGCACCACACAGATTTCGGCCGATCAGGATCTGGGCGAAGACGGCGAATACGTCATTTACGTCGTTGCGGTAAACAGCTCGGACGAGGCCGACTACGGCTCGGCCAGCACGACCATCACCTACGACACGCCGCCCGAGTCCGTGACCGGCGTCTCGGCGGGCAGCGGTGACCAGCGGGTTTTCGTGACGTGGGCCGCCCACGAAGACGAGGACATCGACCACTACATCGTTTACTACGGAAACAGCTCCGGTTCGGACAAGGAAGACTACATCGGCGCGGACGCCTCGGAGGGCACGAGCCCCATCGATGTGGGCAATGTGACCGAGGCGCTGCTCTCGGGCCTGTCGAACAACGTGAAGTATTACATGCGCGTCTCGGCGGTCGACACCTCCGGCACCGAGAGCCCGCTTTCGGTCGAGGTCTCGGCCACGCCGACCGACGCCCAAGGTGCGGCGGACCTGTCCGAAGACACCGACGGGTGTTTCATCGCCACCGCGGCGTTCGGTTCGTACGATCACGCGCGCGTGAAAACGCTGCGCGCATTTCGCGACGATGTGCTCAAGAAGACCGCGTGGGGCCGCGCGTTCGTCGCGGCATACTATCGCGTGAGCCCGCCCATCGCCGAGCACGTTGCGGCGCATCCCGCCCTGCGTTTCGCGGTGCGCGCCGCGCTCGTTCCGGTCGCGTTCGCGGCGGACGTCCTGATGTCCGGACACGCGTCGATCATCGCCTCGGCGCTCGGCATGGCCGTGCTGGGCGCGTTCATGCGGCTGCGCCCGGGCCGCCGGGGGGATCGCGCATGAACATCCGCATCGCACTCGTCGCCGCTCTTGTTCTCGGTGTCGCGGGACTCGCATCCGCCCAGGAAACCCGTCCGCAGGACGACCCTCACTGGTACGAGACCCCGCGCAACTTCGAAATCGGCTTCAACTTCGGTATGGTCATTCCCTTCGACCAAGACATCCAAGACGTTTACGGCGACAAGGGCGACGCCATCTACACGCTGCAGGCGGGTTGGCGCATGGTGCACGAACTGACGCTGCACGCCGAGATGTCGTACTACTTCTTCGAGGGCAACGGCATTTCGTCCACGGGCGATTCGACGAGCGAGAAGTACAAACTCCACGTCGCACCCGCTGAACTCGGTCTCGCGTACCGGTTCGCGTTCGTGCCCGATCAGGTGGTCGTGCCGTTCATCGGCGCGGCCGGCAGCTACACCTACTGGTTCGAGGAACGGCTCGATTCGTCGGTAAAGAATCGCGGCCTGCTCGGCGGCCTCACGGGCCAGGCCGGGCTGATGTTCCTGCTCGACGGCATCGAGCCGCGCACCTCCGGGCGCCTCGAGGGCGAGTGGGGCATCAACAACACGTACTTCTTCTACCAGTTCAAGTACTACTGGCTGAACGATTTCGGTGACGACACCGAAAAGCTCGACCTGTCCGCGCAGGGCCACACCCTGGGCATTCTGTTCCAGTTTTAGCGCCGGCTACCGCCGGGGCCGATGCCCAATTACCTGCTGACCTTGTCCTACGACGGAACCGATTTTCACGGCTGGCAATCCCAGCCGTCGGACCGGACCGTGCAGGACGTGCTGGAATCCGCACTCGCAAAGCTGTTCGAGCCCGGTATCCGCGCCACCGCCGCGGGACGCACCGACGCCGGCGTTCACGCCCTCTGCCTGCCCGTCAATTTCCATGCGGCGCGCGAACGCGATCCCGATCTCGTGCGTCGCGCGCTCTCGGCGCTGCTGCCGTACGACGTCGAGGTGCGTTCGTGCCGAATCGTGCCCGGCGAATTTTCCGCGCGGTTTTCGGCCCGGTCGCGGATCTACCGCTACCGCATCGAAACGGGGCGATTTCGCGATCCCATCACGCGCCGATTCGCCTGGCAAATCCCCATTGAACTCGACACGGACGCGATGCAGAATGCGCTCCCGTTGCTGGCCGGGGAACACGATTTCGGTTCGTTCCGGTCCGCGGGGTGCGTGGCGAAATCGCCCGTGCGGACGATCCTGCGCGCCGAGCTGAAGCGGCCCGAACCCCGGCGATGGGAACTGGGGTTCGAGGCCACGGGGTTTTTGCGCGGGATGGTCCGCGCCATCGTGGGAACGCTCGTCGAGGTGGGGCTGGGCCGCCGGCCCCCGCAGGAAATCGAAGACCTGTTGCGCTTGCCGGACAGGGCGCGCGCGGGACGATCGGCGCCCGCGTGCGGTCTATTTTTTACCGGCGCCAGGTATGGGGACTCGTATTCAGAGGTGACCGAATGCGTCTGGGAATGATCGTAATCGCGGCGGCGCTGATTCTGGCGTCGGTTTTCGCTCCCGCCTTCGCGCACGCCGAACCCAAGGTCATCATCCTCGGGTTCGACGGCATGGACCCCGTGCTCACGCAGAAGTTCATGGACGAGGGGCTCATGCCCAACGCGTCCAAACTCGCGGCGCAGGGACACTACTCCAAGCTCGCCACGTCGAACCCGAGCGCGTCGCCGGTCGCGTGGTCATCGTTCGCGGTGGGCGGCAACGCCGCGCGGCACGGCATTTTCGACTTCCTGCGGCGCATGCCGGGCAGCTACTACCCGGAATTCGCCATGGTCACGCCGTCGGAAAAACCTCTCCTGCCAAGTCAGGGACTTCGCTACGGCATCGGGATCGGCGCGGGCCTCCTGGCCTTCTTCCTCATCTTCGTGCTGCTTCGCTTCGTCGCGAAGAGCACGCCGATCCGACTCGGCGTCGCGCTCGTCGTCGGCGGCGTGGCGGGCGGATTCGCCACCTTCGCCATCCTGACCTGGGTGCCGTCGTCGCTGCCCATTCCGATCTTCAACCGATTGGGCAATGCATTTTGGGAGATTGCGGGCGAGGCGGGAATCAAGACGACCGCGATCCGCATGCCCAATACGTTTCCGTCAAAGGCGACACCGAACGTCAAGCTGCTCGCGGGTCTCGGCATTCCCGACGTGCGTCAGACGAACGGCACCTACACGATGTATTCGTCGGAGAAAGAGGCGTCAGGTGACACCGAGATGGGCGGACGGCTCGTGCCGGTGTCCGTGCTCGGCGACCGCGTGGAATCGAAGATCCTCGGCCCTAAAAATTTCACAATGAAGGACAAGCCCGGCGTGAAGTCGCTGCCCGACACGACCGCGCCGTTCACGGTCAAGATCGACCGCGCTTCGAAATCCGCGCAGATCACCGTCCAGGGTGTGACGCAGCGCGTGGAGATGGGCAAGTTCAGCGACTTTTTCACCGTTGAGTTTACCCTCAATCCGCTGCTCAAACTGCAGGGCATCGCCAAGTTCGCGTTGATCGCGATCGAGCCCGAGTTCCGGCTCTATCTCACGCCGGTCAATTTCAACCCGGCCAAGATGCCGCCGAACGTGCGCATCTCGAATCCGGCGAATTTCTCGGCGCAGCTTGCCGGGGCGAACGGCCTCTACAAGACGCTGGGCTGGCAGGAAGAGACGTGGGCGCTCAACGAGCTTCAGATCACCGAGGAACTTTTCCTCGACGACCTGTATCGGATCATGGGACGCATCGAGAAGATCATCGTATCCGAGCTGGAGAAAAAGGACTCGCGGCTTTTCGTCGGCGTCTTCGAGGGCACCGACCGGCTCCAGCACATGTTCTGGCGTTACTGGGACGAGAAGCATCCCCTTTACGACAGCACCGACGCGCAAACGCACCTCGGGGAATTTTCGAAGATGTACCGCGAGGTGGACCGCATCATCGGCGTCGTGATGAACCGCTTTGTCGATGACGACACGCTCTTCATGGTCGTGTCGGACCACGGCTTCCAGTCGTTCCGCAAGGCCGTAAACATCAACACCTGGCTCGTCGAAAACGGCTTCATGACGCTCAAGGGCCAGGAGAACGTCCGCGACCGCAACCTCGACGACCTGTTCGGCCAGGGTGAGTTCTGGCCCAACGTCGATTGGTCCCGGACGAAGGCGTACCACCTCGGCCTTGGCCAAGTGTACATCAACCTCTTCGACCGCGAGCCCGAGGGCTCGGTCATGAAGACCGACTACGAGGCGCTGCAAAACGAGCTACGCCAGAAAATGCTGGCCTTCCTCGACCCCGAGGACGGCACGCCGGTTTTCAAGGACGTGTATCGACGGCAGGACATCTACAAGGGCCCGGCGTACGATTTCGCGCCCGACATCATTCTCGGGTTCAATGAGGGCTACCGCGTCTCGTGGCAGAGTTCGCTCGGCGGCATTCCCAAGGGCCTCATCGCCCCCAACGACCGCAAGTGGAGCGGCGATCACTGCTCCGTCGATCCGTCGCTGACCGCGGGCATCATTTTCACTAACCGTAAAGTGACGAAAGCGGAGCCCTCGATCTTCGACATCGCGCCGACGGTGCTCCAGACGTTCTCTCTAAAGGGCGGGGACGACATCGACGGAAAACCGCTGTTCTGAGGCGCGCGCGACGTCGCCCGGACCCCTTTCAAACTTGACACCCCCGGTCAAACCGGATATGAGCCAAAACGTCTTTGGGAACGGGTCTTTTCGACACGGCGGCGTAGCCAAGTGGTAAGGCAGAGGTCTGCAAAACCTTTATTCACCGGTTCGATTCCGGTCGCCGCCTTCCTCGCGACCATCAGCTTTTTCGCGGCCGTCGCGCTCATGGTCATGCCGGCGGGCGGAGCACTCGCCGCGGACAAAAAACCGTCCCTCGTCACCCTCGACAAACTCATCTGCACGCTCGGCAACTCGGCGGTGACGCTCGAGCAGATCGAGGTGGAGAGGACGCTGCTCGCCCACTCGCGAGACTCGCTGCTGTTTCCCGGACGAGAAGAAAGTCTCGGCGTCGAGGAGATTTTTCTCGAGCTCTTCACGCGCAACCTGCTTCGATTCCAGACCGTTCGCATGGGCTTCACGGATGTCGACCCCAAGGCCGTGGACGCCGCGGTGGAGGCCACACGCAGGTCCTTCGGCAGCGAAGCGGAATATCGAAAATTCCTGATCAAATTTCAGCTCAACGACGAGTCGATCGAGGGGCTGGTGCCCAATGGCGAGGTCTTCGCCGACATTCGCGGTCGGTTCCGCACCACCGTCATGGTCCATCAGTTCGTCGACAAAAAACTCGACCTTCAGGTGCGTCTCGCCACGCAGGACGCGCTCGCCCAGCAGGGATTCGATCCGGCGACCAGCGACCCGAATTCCGACGACGAGGCGG from Deltaproteobacteria bacterium includes these protein-coding regions:
- a CDS encoding fibronectin type III domain-containing protein: MNYRLGAFCLSLLLLAGAGAAHAEITVTITGIVPVDGHVGAGETATIAWKIEGGSTSGTYEVVVGGDGTPDTGEQVTDDNGSGSFTGTATGTTQISADQDLGEDGEYVIYVVAVNSSDEADYGSASTTITYDTPPESVTGVSAGSGDQRVFVTWAAHEDEDIDHYIVYYGNSSGSDKEDYIGADASEGTSPIDVGNVTEALLSGLSNNVKYYMRVSAVDTSGTESPLSVEVSATPTDAQGAADLSEDTDGCFIATAAFGSYDHARVKTLRAFRDDVLKKTAWGRAFVAAYYRVSPPIAEHVAAHPALRFAVRAALVPVAFAADVLMSGHASIIASALGMAVLGAFMRLRPGRRGDRA
- a CDS encoding alkaline phosphatase family protein, yielding MRLGMIVIAAALILASVFAPAFAHAEPKVIILGFDGMDPVLTQKFMDEGLMPNASKLAAQGHYSKLATSNPSASPVAWSSFAVGGNAARHGIFDFLRRMPGSYYPEFAMVTPSEKPLLPSQGLRYGIGIGAGLLAFFLIFVLLRFVAKSTPIRLGVALVVGGVAGGFATFAILTWVPSSLPIPIFNRLGNAFWEIAGEAGIKTTAIRMPNTFPSKATPNVKLLAGLGIPDVRQTNGTYTMYSSEKEASGDTEMGGRLVPVSVLGDRVESKILGPKNFTMKDKPGVKSLPDTTAPFTVKIDRASKSAQITVQGVTQRVEMGKFSDFFTVEFTLNPLLKLQGIAKFALIAIEPEFRLYLTPVNFNPAKMPPNVRISNPANFSAQLAGANGLYKTLGWQEETWALNELQITEELFLDDLYRIMGRIEKIIVSELEKKDSRLFVGVFEGTDRLQHMFWRYWDEKHPLYDSTDAQTHLGEFSKMYREVDRIIGVVMNRFVDDDTLFMVVSDHGFQSFRKAVNINTWLVENGFMTLKGQENVRDRNLDDLFGQGEFWPNVDWSRTKAYHLGLGQVYINLFDREPEGSVMKTDYEALQNELRQKMLAFLDPEDGTPVFKDVYRRQDIYKGPAYDFAPDIILGFNEGYRVSWQSSLGGIPKGLIAPNDRKWSGDHCSVDPSLTAGIIFTNRKVTKAEPSIFDIAPTVLQTFSLKGGDDIDGKPLF
- the truA gene encoding tRNA pseudouridine(38-40) synthase TruA, with the protein product MPNYLLTLSYDGTDFHGWQSQPSDRTVQDVLESALAKLFEPGIRATAAGRTDAGVHALCLPVNFHAARERDPDLVRRALSALLPYDVEVRSCRIVPGEFSARFSARSRIYRYRIETGRFRDPITRRFAWQIPIELDTDAMQNALPLLAGEHDFGSFRSAGCVAKSPVRTILRAELKRPEPRRWELGFEATGFLRGMVRAIVGTLVEVGLGRRPPQEIEDLLRLPDRARAGRSAPACGLFFTGARYGDSYSEVTECVWE